One part of the Ursus arctos isolate Adak ecotype North America unplaced genomic scaffold, UrsArc2.0 scaffold_20, whole genome shotgun sequence genome encodes these proteins:
- the DZIP1L gene encoding cilium assembly protein DZIP1L codes for MQSPAPLAEGLSGPLFGAYPLPTFKFQPRSESVDWRRISALDVDRVARELDVATLQENIAGVTFCNLDREACSRCGQPVDPVLLKVLRLAQLIIEYLLHCQDCLSSSVAQLEARLQASLGQQQRGQQELGRQADELKGVREESRQRRKMISTLQQLLLQTGAHSYHACHLCDKTFMNATFLRGHIQRRHAGAAEGGKQKKQEQPVEEMLEELRAKLKWTQGELEAQREAERQRQLQEAEITRQKEIEAKNEFDEWKEKERAKLYEEIDKLKKLFWDEFKSVANHNSTLEEKLQALRSHRVAGSNLGSLRDEESEERLRQTQELRVLREEMDTQKAEWKRKMRELQGEHAAQKRELQEQNERLQASLSQDQRKAAAQSQRQISALHAQLQEQARLIASQEEMIRTMSLRKEEGTCKGPKAVDTEEDSSEEDLEDSRDGQQKVLAALRRNPTLLKQFRPILEDTLEEKLESMGIKRDAKGIPFQTLRHLESLLRAQREQKAQRFSEFLSLREKLVKEATSRVKERQRNRALASQPDTEAPVKSQQNPLVIKEAQPKSRTLHVALPSKLAEPPTATPRSRGSRGPGLAPGPTPTPRSRAQGPSGTPASPGPGLSTPPFSSEEDSEEGNSVQRTSLQPPRGPSRMGPQPEDDWDWSDTETSEGSAQPPDKGSGGLASSGTLVQSLVKNLEKQLEAPVKKPAGGVSLFLMPNTGPQRAAGPGRKPQLSDDESDLEISSLEDLPQDLGQREKPKPSSHSKPSEKFGTSPWSPGRPKVPGW; via the exons ATGCAGTCCCCGGCTCCCCTTGCTGAAGGCCTCAGTGGCCCCCTCTTTGGGGCCTACCCACTCCCTACCTTCAAGTTCCAGCCTCGCTCCGAGAGCGTGGACTGGAGGCGCATTAGCGCCCTGGACGTGGACCGTGTGGCGCGGGAGCTGGATGTGGCCACCCTGCAGGAGAACATCGCTGGGGTCACCTTCTGCAACTTGGACCGGGAGGCGTGCAGCCGCTGTGGGCAGCCTGTGGACCCGGTCCTGCTCAAGGTGCTGCGCTTGGCCCAGCTCATCATCGAGTACCTGCTGCACTGCCAGGATTGCTTGAGCTCCAGCGTCGCCCAGCTGGAGGCACGGCTGCAGGCCAGCCTGGGCCAGCAGCAGCGTGGCCAGCAGGAGCTGGGTCGCCAGGCTGACGAGCTCAAGGGCGTGAGAGAGGAGAGCCGCCAGCGTCGCAAGATGATCAGCACCTTGCAGCAGCTGCTCCTGCAGACGGGGGCCCACAGCTACCACGCG TGCCACCTGTGTGACAAGACATTCATGAATGCCACCTTCCTCCGGGGCCACATCCAGCGCAGGCACGCGGGTGCGGCAGAAGGCG GGAAGCAGAAGAAGCAGGAACAGCCAGTGGAGGAGATGTTGGAAGAGCTGCGGGCCAAGCTAAAATGGACCCAAGGGGAGCTGGAAGCCCAGAGGGAGGCGGAGAGGCAGCGGCAGCTGCAG gAAGCAGAGATCACCCGTCAGAAGGAAATAGAAGCTAAGAATGAATTtgatgaatggaaagaaaaagagcgGGCCAAGCTATATGAGGAAATagacaagttaaaaaaattattttgggatgAATTTAAAAGTGTTGCCAACCATAACTCTACGCTAGAAGAG AAGCTGCAGGCGCTGCGGTCCCACCGTGTGGCGGGGTCCAACCTCGGGTCGCTGCGGGATGAGGAGTCCGAGGAGCGGCTCAGGCAGACCCAGGAGCTCCGGGTCCTGAGGGAGGAGATGGACACGCAG aaagcagagtggaagagaaaaatgagggaaCTTCAGGGAGAGCACGCAGCTCAGAAGCGAGAG CTGCAGGAGCAGAACGAGAGGCTCCAGGCCTCCCTGTCTCAGGACCAGAGGAAAGCAGCTGCCCAGTCCCAGCGCCAGATCAGTGCTCTCCACGCCCAGCTCCAGGAACAAGCCAGGCTCATCGCCTCCCAGGAGGAGATG ATCCGGACCATGTCTCTCAGGAAGGAGGAGG GGACCTGCAAGGGCCCGAAGGCTGTGGACACAGAAGAGGACTCTTCTGAGGAAG ATCTGGAGGACTCCCGAGATGGACAGCAGAAGGTGCTGGCCGCTCTGAGGCGAAACCCCACCCTGCTGAAGCAGTTCAGGCCAATCCTGGAGGACACCCTGGAAGAGAAACTGGAAAGCATGGGCATAAAGAGA GATGCAAAGGGAATCCCCTTTCAAACTCTCAGACACCTTGAGTCCCTCCTGAGAGCCCAGCGGGAGCAGAAGGCACAGAGGTTTTCTGAATTTCTGAGTCTGAGGGAAAAGCTTGTCAAGGAAGCCACCAGCAGagtgaaggagagacagagaaacagggCCCTGGCGTCCCAGCCAGACACCGAGGCTCCAG TCAAAAGCCAGCAGAACCCGTTGGTCATCAAAGAGGCCCAGCCAAAGTCCAGGACCCTGCATGTGGCATTGCCGTCCAAGCTGGCAGAGCCACCCACGGCGACTCCTCGGAGCCGCGGCAGCCGTGGCCCTGGCCTGGCTCCTGGGCCCACCCCTACTCCACGTTCCAGAGCTCAGGGACCCTCCGGCACTCCTGCTTCTCCAGGGCCTGGGCTGAG TACACCCCCGTTCAGTTCTGAAGAGGACTCGGAGGAGGGCAATTCGGTGCAGCGGACATCTCTCCAGCCCCCACGTGGTCCTTCCAGGATGGGGCCCCAGCCAGAGGATGACTGGGACTGGTCTGACACGGAGACCTCGGAGGGGAGTGCCCAGCCCCCTGACAAGGGCTCAGGTGGGCTGGCTTCCTCAG GAACACTGGTGCAGTCGCTGGTCAAAAACCTCGAGAAACAGCTGGAGGCTCCAGTGAAGAAGCCTGCTGGAGGGGTCAGTCTGTTCCTGATGCCCAACACTGGGCCCCAGAGGGCAGCCGGGCCAGGAAGGAAGCCTCAG